A portion of the Pedobacter cryoconitis genome contains these proteins:
- a CDS encoding HD family phosphohydrolase produces MAKIKKNSHKILYRKYSSNIKYIMMVLTVLIITFFLPKQPRFRYEFQKGKVWLNKDLVSPFSFAILKTNPQVTTDKQDALENVLPIYRYSPELYTAVEEAYSNEFDVKWRGNAFPEEEKIPNKIASLKLLKSIYEKGIIAVNPKHQKGRKYYDISLLNNNISKTISTQDAFTVQTALDYFNTTFTSTKVKEKEVVMNLVEDHLQPNIVFDEKLTAIVQNNTINSLSTTRGMVQKGELIIAKNNVIDDEVFQKLQSFKETYEAQTKTIGDSKLVYLGQILLVGFILSLLMVFLSMFRKDIFSDNRQLSLLLLIITMLLLALTWSIKLNLPSLYYIPFCIVPIIIRILFDTRLALYLHLLVILIAGFFVPNSFEFVFYQVTAGMVAIYSIRNLIKREQLLLSALFILTAYFICFVGIALLRDGSFQEIEWMNFVPFIISVLLSLLAYPLIYAFERVFGITSDVALIELTNTNNKLLRELAFKAPGTFQHSLQVANLAEAAIFKIGGNSLLVRAGALYHDIGKIENPQYFIENQNTTLSPHDKLPYEQSAQIIIKHVHKGIEITRRHQLPESVIDFIRTHHGNTRVDYFYQSFLKNSPEKFVDENIFRYPGPIPFSKETGVLMLADSVEAASRSIKNPNAQNINDLVERIINYKLEQNQLDNCDLTLKDIETIKLIFKTMLMSIYHVRIDYLQNV; encoded by the coding sequence TTGGCTAAAATCAAAAAGAATTCCCATAAAATCCTTTACAGAAAGTATTCTTCTAATATTAAATATATTATGATGGTGCTGACTGTACTTATCATTACGTTCTTTTTACCTAAACAACCGCGTTTCAGGTATGAATTTCAAAAGGGTAAAGTTTGGTTGAACAAAGACCTTGTCTCTCCATTTAGTTTCGCCATTTTGAAGACTAATCCGCAGGTTACCACAGATAAACAGGACGCATTGGAGAACGTCCTTCCAATTTACCGGTACAGTCCTGAGCTATATACGGCAGTTGAAGAAGCTTATAGCAATGAGTTTGATGTAAAATGGCGTGGAAATGCTTTTCCTGAAGAAGAAAAAATACCGAATAAAATAGCCTCGCTTAAATTATTAAAAAGCATTTATGAAAAGGGAATTATAGCAGTCAATCCGAAGCATCAGAAAGGCCGCAAGTATTACGATATCTCGCTGTTAAATAATAATATTTCAAAGACAATCAGCACACAGGATGCATTTACGGTACAAACAGCGCTTGATTATTTCAATACAACTTTTACTTCGACTAAAGTCAAAGAAAAAGAGGTCGTGATGAACCTGGTTGAGGATCATTTACAACCAAACATTGTTTTTGATGAGAAGTTGACTGCAATTGTACAAAATAACACCATAAACAGCCTTTCTACGACTCGTGGAATGGTTCAAAAAGGAGAATTGATCATCGCTAAAAATAATGTGATCGATGATGAGGTATTTCAGAAGCTTCAATCTTTCAAAGAAACGTATGAAGCACAAACCAAGACTATTGGGGATAGCAAGTTAGTTTACCTGGGCCAGATCTTATTGGTAGGTTTTATCCTGAGTTTATTGATGGTCTTCCTTTCGATGTTCCGAAAAGATATTTTTAGTGATAACAGGCAGTTATCATTGTTATTATTGATCATTACCATGCTGCTGCTTGCACTGACCTGGTCTATCAAGCTTAACCTGCCTAGCCTTTATTATATCCCGTTCTGTATCGTTCCGATCATCATCAGGATATTATTTGATACACGCCTTGCCTTGTACCTGCATTTGCTTGTTATCCTGATAGCGGGCTTCTTTGTCCCTAATAGTTTTGAATTTGTCTTTTACCAGGTGACTGCGGGTATGGTTGCAATTTATAGTATCAGAAACCTGATCAAAAGAGAGCAATTGTTATTATCTGCTTTATTCATCTTAACGGCTTATTTTATCTGTTTTGTCGGAATCGCCTTATTAAGGGATGGTTCGTTCCAGGAAATTGAGTGGATGAACTTTGTTCCTTTCATTATCAGTGTACTTTTATCTTTATTAGCTTATCCACTGATCTATGCTTTTGAGCGTGTATTCGGTATTACTTCTGATGTTGCATTAATCGAGCTGACAAACACAAATAACAAGCTATTAAGAGAGCTTGCATTTAAAGCCCCGGGTACATTCCAGCACTCGTTACAGGTAGCGAATTTAGCTGAAGCAGCAATCTTCAAAATCGGTGGAAATTCCCTGCTGGTCAGAGCTGGTGCTTTGTACCATGATATTGGTAAAATTGAGAATCCTCAATATTTTATAGAGAATCAGAATACGACCCTGAGCCCGCATGATAAATTACCTTACGAACAGAGCGCACAGATTATCATTAAGCACGTCCATAAAGGAATTGAAATTACCAGAAGACATCAATTGCCGGAAAGTGTGATTGACTTTATCAGAACGCACCATGGAAATACACGTGTAGATTATTTCTACCAGTCCTTCCTGAAGAATTCTCCAGAGAAATTTGTGGACGAAAATATCTTCCGTTACCCTGGTCCTATCCCTTTTTCTAAGGAAACAGGGGTGTTAATGCTGGCCGATTCGGTCGAAGCAGCCTCAAGAAGTATCAAAAATCCTAACGCCCAAAACATAAATGATCTGGTTGAACGCATCATTAATTACAAATTGGAACAAAATCAATTAGATAATTGCGATTTAACGTTAAAAGATATAGAAACTATAAAGCTGATATTCAAGACGATGCTTATGAGCATCTATCATGTGCGTATAGATTACCTACAAAATGTGTAA
- a CDS encoding sigma-54-dependent transcriptional regulator, whose product MQQSVLIIDDEKKICSLLARIIELEGFTVYQANTGKEGLKVLANQEVHVVISDVKLPDVNGVELVKQIKEIKPYAEVINLTAFGTIQDGVKAMRNGAFDYITKGDDNDKIIPLVYKAMDKAKLQYRVFELESKIQKQYDFNSILGQSKTILAAVDLARRVAPTDTTVLLLGETGTGKEVFAQAIHFESERKVKPFVALNCSGFNPDLLESELFGYKQGAFTGAQKDKKGLLQEANEGTLFLDEIGEMNLDLQAKLLRVLENQTFIKVGDTQTTKVNVRIIAATNRDLKTEAEEGRFRLDLFYRLSVFSIELPSLNERKGDVLLIAKYYLKQFAAKVNKPDFTMDEQFSENLLNHVWKGNIRELKNVIERVVILSDGQILNASLLPYEFHHGAAEGDGMKMETVEKMHIIKVLKYTGNNKTETSRLLGIGLTTLYRKLEEYHIS is encoded by the coding sequence ATGCAGCAAAGTGTCCTGATTATTGATGATGAAAAAAAGATATGTAGTCTTTTAGCAAGAATTATAGAATTAGAAGGATTTACAGTGTATCAGGCCAATACAGGGAAAGAAGGACTTAAGGTGCTGGCTAATCAGGAAGTCCATGTAGTGATCAGTGATGTGAAACTACCGGATGTAAATGGCGTAGAGCTGGTTAAACAAATTAAAGAGATAAAACCTTATGCAGAAGTTATCAATCTGACTGCTTTCGGAACCATTCAGGATGGTGTAAAAGCGATGCGTAACGGTGCATTTGATTACATCACTAAAGGAGATGATAATGATAAGATCATTCCATTAGTCTATAAAGCGATGGATAAGGCCAAACTCCAATACAGAGTCTTTGAGCTGGAATCTAAAATACAAAAGCAATACGATTTCAATTCTATACTTGGACAGTCCAAAACTATTTTAGCAGCGGTAGACCTGGCCCGCAGAGTTGCGCCAACAGACACGACCGTATTACTGCTGGGAGAAACGGGGACAGGTAAGGAAGTTTTTGCACAAGCCATACATTTTGAAAGCGAGCGCAAAGTAAAGCCATTTGTTGCTCTAAACTGCAGCGGCTTTAATCCGGACCTGCTCGAAAGTGAACTGTTTGGGTATAAACAAGGAGCTTTTACAGGAGCTCAGAAAGATAAAAAAGGATTACTGCAAGAAGCAAATGAAGGAACACTCTTTTTGGATGAAATAGGAGAAATGAACCTTGATTTACAAGCTAAACTTTTAAGGGTACTGGAAAATCAAACCTTTATCAAAGTAGGGGATACCCAAACCACTAAAGTAAATGTCCGGATTATAGCTGCAACGAACAGGGATTTGAAAACCGAAGCAGAAGAAGGCCGTTTCAGGCTGGATCTGTTTTACAGGTTATCTGTCTTTTCCATAGAGCTTCCTTCTTTAAATGAAAGAAAGGGCGATGTACTGCTGATTGCGAAATATTATCTGAAGCAATTTGCTGCTAAAGTAAATAAACCAGACTTTACGATGGATGAACAGTTTAGCGAAAACCTGCTTAACCATGTTTGGAAAGGGAATATCAGAGAATTGAAAAATGTCATAGAAAGAGTAGTCATTCTATCTGACGGTCAAATCCTGAATGCAAGTTTGCTCCCTTATGAATTTCACCATGGCGCAGCTGAAGGCGACGGGATGAAAATGGAGACTGTAGAAAAAATGCATATCATTAAAGTATTAAAGTATACAGGTAATAATAAAACTGAAACCTCCCGTTTACTGGGAATAGGATTAACTACGCTTTATCGTAAACTGGAAGAATATCATATCTCTTAA
- a CDS encoding YfiT family bacillithiol transferase, which produces MIANFNEEHAFPIGRYVPAETYTPQSLNSWINSIKSLPLLLDYCIENLDEAQLNVPYREGGWNTIQVIHHIADSHMNAYIRLKLALTEDRPTIKPYEEQLWAELPDVTDVPLNVSITLVHALHRRWTSLLLQMTDEDWKREYHHPASDTYVPLWQMTSLYNWHGKHHAEQILSLRKRMGW; this is translated from the coding sequence ATGATAGCGAATTTTAATGAAGAACATGCTTTCCCGATCGGGCGTTATGTTCCAGCCGAAACTTATACACCACAATCCCTTAACTCCTGGATAAATTCTATCAAATCTCTCCCTTTGCTACTGGATTATTGTATCGAAAACCTCGATGAAGCACAATTGAATGTACCCTATAGAGAAGGGGGCTGGAATACCATACAGGTAATTCATCATATAGCCGATAGTCATATGAACGCCTATATCAGGTTGAAACTGGCGCTGACAGAAGATCGTCCTACCATTAAACCTTATGAAGAACAACTTTGGGCAGAGTTGCCTGATGTTACGGATGTGCCTTTAAATGTTTCCATCACCCTGGTACACGCTTTACACCGCCGCTGGACATCTTTGCTATTACAAATGACAGATGAGGACTGGAAACGTGAATATCATCATCCCGCATCTGATACTTATGTCCCATTATGGCAGATGACAAGTCTATATAACTGGCACGGCAAACACCATGCTGAACAGATCTTATCATTGCGTAAAAGAATGGGCTGGTAG
- a CDS encoding cation:proton antiporter yields MHTNIFDHITKQFQLPFTNPVLIFSLLLFIILIAPILLGRIKIPGIVGFIIAGILIGPNGFNILKKNSAIELFATIGLLYIMFIAGIELDLAEFKKKKHKSFIFGFLTFAVPILIGFPVCYYLLHYSLLTSILTASMFATHTLVAYPIVNKFGIAKNEAVAVTVGGTILTDTAVLIILAVIMGSVEGELNSSFWIQLAISLTIFTATVFIVIPKIAKWFFTKLESEKTSHYIFVLSVVFFSAFLAQLAGIEPIIGAFVAGLALNRLIPHSSILMNRIEFVGNALFIPFFLISVGMLVDLRVLFRGPDALIVAGALTVVAIVGKYFSATLTQWIFKYTKNQRLLIFGLSSAHAAATLAIILVGYQAKIIDDNILNGTIILILVTCVFASFATEKASRNIVSEEELTGPEMIQNQENILIPIADFNNMNTMLDLAVLFKDKNSDQPINLLSVVPDSDNAQANLLIARKKLNDSAKYASGNDTMVKVIATLDHNVSSGVLRIAKEKSANIIISGWPRKNTVIDKFLGDKSAALIENSPANLFILHLHKPITVHTSIQLVCPPAYLMEKNMQVWLAKVCKLSVELSLSVDCFCDESTKKHIEHALLLMKSSVSFKFDSTEIWKDWRKLKERIMPDDFMIVVLDRKLETTYLLSLTYTQRKLEHLFESQTKLLIYPQL; encoded by the coding sequence ATGCACACAAATATTTTTGACCATATCACCAAGCAGTTCCAGCTTCCTTTTACCAATCCGGTACTGATATTTTCTTTATTACTGTTTATTATCCTGATTGCCCCGATTTTACTGGGCAGAATCAAAATCCCTGGCATTGTAGGGTTTATTATCGCCGGAATCCTGATCGGCCCCAATGGTTTCAATATCCTGAAGAAAAACTCTGCGATAGAGCTTTTTGCAACCATCGGTTTATTGTACATCATGTTTATTGCGGGTATTGAGCTTGACCTGGCAGAGTTTAAGAAGAAAAAGCACAAGAGTTTTATATTCGGGTTTCTGACCTTTGCTGTTCCTATTTTAATTGGTTTTCCGGTCTGCTATTATTTGCTGCATTATTCTTTACTGACTTCCATTTTAACGGCAAGCATGTTTGCTACGCATACGCTGGTAGCCTATCCTATTGTCAATAAATTCGGAATTGCTAAAAATGAAGCGGTAGCGGTTACTGTTGGAGGTACGATTCTGACAGATACTGCGGTGTTAATTATCCTGGCCGTGATTATGGGTTCTGTGGAGGGTGAGCTGAACAGTTCTTTCTGGATTCAGCTGGCTATATCCCTGACTATTTTTACTGCAACGGTATTTATTGTCATCCCAAAAATTGCGAAATGGTTCTTTACTAAACTGGAAAGTGAAAAGACTTCTCACTATATTTTTGTTTTATCGGTCGTTTTCTTCTCTGCTTTCTTAGCGCAGCTTGCGGGTATCGAACCTATTATCGGAGCTTTCGTAGCTGGGCTGGCTTTAAACAGGCTGATTCCCCATTCGTCTATCCTGATGAACAGAATTGAGTTTGTGGGTAATGCTTTGTTTATCCCTTTTTTCCTGATCAGCGTGGGGATGCTTGTTGATTTACGTGTACTTTTCAGGGGGCCTGATGCCTTGATTGTTGCTGGTGCTTTAACAGTAGTTGCTATAGTTGGTAAATATTTTTCGGCTACTCTAACACAGTGGATTTTCAAGTATACTAAAAACCAGCGTTTGCTTATTTTCGGTTTAAGCAGTGCCCATGCGGCGGCTACATTAGCGATTATCTTAGTGGGTTACCAGGCAAAAATTATTGATGACAATATCCTGAACGGAACTATTATCCTGATCCTGGTTACTTGCGTATTTGCTTCTTTTGCAACGGAGAAAGCTAGCAGGAACATTGTTTCTGAAGAAGAGCTTACTGGGCCGGAGATGATTCAAAATCAAGAGAATATCTTAATTCCTATTGCAGATTTCAACAATATGAACACCATGCTGGATCTTGCAGTATTGTTTAAAGATAAGAATTCTGATCAGCCCATTAATTTATTGTCAGTTGTGCCGGATAGTGATAATGCACAGGCAAACTTGCTTATCGCCCGTAAAAAGCTGAATGATTCTGCCAAATATGCTTCTGGAAATGATACGATGGTCAAAGTGATTGCTACTTTGGATCACAACGTTTCGAGTGGTGTGCTGCGGATTGCCAAGGAAAAATCTGCGAATATTATCATTAGCGGATGGCCGAGGAAGAACACCGTTATTGATAAGTTTTTAGGAGACAAGTCTGCTGCACTGATTGAAAACTCACCAGCAAATTTATTTATCCTGCATTTGCATAAGCCGATTACTGTACATACCAGCATCCAATTGGTTTGTCCACCAGCTTATTTAATGGAGAAGAATATGCAAGTATGGCTTGCCAAGGTTTGTAAACTGAGTGTTGAGCTGAGTCTATCTGTAGATTGCTTTTGTGACGAGTCTACGAAAAAACATATTGAACATGCGTTACTGCTGATGAAATCGAGTGTCAGTTTTAAATTCGATTCCACAGAAATCTGGAAAGACTGGAGAAAATTAAAGGAAAGGATCATGCCTGATGATTTCATGATTGTTGTGCTGGATAGAAAGCTGGAAACAACTTACTTGCTTTCACTTACTTATACGCAGCGTAAACTGGAACATCTATTTGAGTCACAGACTAAACTGCTGATTTATCCGCAGCTTTAA